A portion of the Oxynema aestuarii AP17 genome contains these proteins:
- a CDS encoding pentapeptide repeat-containing protein: MGDKISVSELIQLYSSGRRNFRNTDLSGSDLKRVNLRWADLQGSNLRWAELQGANLQETNLPWADLQRANLSDATLQYAILKEANLRGACLQWADLLEADLKGATLIKSELPCANLRGARLRLAKLQGVNLDKANLYGVDLRVANLGEAHLCHAEIQYGKLQGAHLCGANLTGANLQQANLQGANLQEAKLIGTNLTGANLQQADFQRANLEDAKLIGANLEGANLQGARLPAIENMQGSYWKGAHIQGVQLPRGEKLNSAIAADGFIPDLRSLSPVESVDPAVRAIAPGVDPVDPAALPADLADLPEAAPEPETDAPPTMEADPNFSASDVSKTVREAIALRRGPLLFRQTLLAAYNGQCAITGCNAEPALEAVCLLPDYPDNLQDASRGLLLRADLHNLLDLSLLAIEPHTHTVLVAPQLRQTSYAQLHGQLLRPPLDPSYVPNREALQWRFDRCPWI, from the coding sequence ATGGGGGATAAAATCAGCGTCAGCGAGTTAATCCAACTCTACTCGTCGGGTCGCAGAAACTTCCGCAATACCGATCTGAGCGGATCGGACTTAAAGCGAGTCAATCTGCGCTGGGCTGACTTGCAAGGCTCTAACTTGCGATGGGCCGAACTCCAAGGCGCCAACTTACAAGAAACCAACTTGCCCTGGGCCGACTTACAACGGGCCAATCTCTCCGATGCGACGTTGCAATATGCCATCCTCAAGGAGGCCAATTTGCGCGGGGCTTGCTTGCAATGGGCCGATTTGCTCGAAGCGGATCTCAAAGGTGCCACCCTGATTAAAAGCGAGTTGCCTTGTGCCAACCTGCGAGGCGCCCGCTTGCGCTTGGCTAAACTGCAGGGGGTCAATCTCGACAAAGCCAATCTCTACGGGGTTGACTTGCGAGTCGCCAACCTCGGCGAGGCCCATTTGTGCCATGCAGAAATTCAATATGGCAAGTTGCAAGGGGCGCATTTATGCGGGGCGAATTTAACGGGAGCCAATTTACAGCAAGCCAATCTTCAAGGGGCGAACTTGCAAGAGGCGAAGTTAATCGGGACGAATTTGACGGGAGCCAATTTACAACAGGCCGATTTTCAACGGGCCAATCTCGAAGATGCTAAGTTAATTGGCGCTAATTTGGAAGGGGCGAACTTGCAAGGGGCGCGCCTCCCGGCGATCGAAAATATGCAGGGCAGTTATTGGAAAGGCGCTCACATCCAAGGGGTACAATTACCCCGAGGCGAAAAACTCAACAGTGCGATCGCCGCCGATGGGTTCATTCCGGACTTGCGCTCCCTATCCCCGGTCGAATCCGTCGATCCGGCGGTGAGGGCGATCGCCCCGGGGGTCGATCCTGTCGATCCTGCCGCCTTGCCCGCCGATCTCGCCGACTTGCCAGAAGCTGCACCAGAGCCGGAAACCGACGCTCCGCCGACGATGGAGGCAGATCCGAATTTCTCGGCATCCGATGTCAGTAAAACCGTCCGGGAGGCGATCGCCCTCCGTCGCGGTCCGCTTCTGTTCCGTCAAACCCTACTCGCCGCGTATAACGGACAATGTGCGATTACCGGATGCAATGCGGAACCCGCCCTGGAAGCGGTCTGTCTGCTGCCGGACTATCCGGACAACTTACAAGATGCTTCCAGGGGCTTGCTGTTGCGGGCGGATTTGCACAATTTACTCGATTTATCCTTGCTGGCGATCGAACCGCACACCCATACCGTTCTCGTTGCCCCCCAACTGCGCCAGACCAGTTACGCCCAACTCCACGGTCAACTGTTGCGCCCGCCCCTCGATCCGAGCTACGTTCCCAATCGAGAAGCCCTGCAATGGCGTTTCGATCGCTGTCCGTGGATTTGA
- a CDS encoding pentapeptide repeat-containing protein produces MTQIDPETQETDSTADPFAALAVPLPLDPNELLGRYAQGDRHFPKANLSGVHLSGVNLTRAELGDARFSEANLSAAYLRGADLRGADFKGADLRGAYLRGADLRGADLRWADLGGTEIAEALYDVQTRFPKDFDPQPRRAYAIAARANLRDAYLAGADLRWTKLTETELNGAYLVRADLRGADLSASDLEDAELSAALVDAETQFPEGFDAIAAGVYLLGPEVRLLGARLQRARLAGVDLTRADLRGADLRHADLRRAQLRGARLKGAILKGARLLGADLLGAHLDRDALAGTDVRGALLPDGTIADRGGDRP; encoded by the coding sequence ATGACACAGATAGATCCCGAAACCCAAGAGACCGACTCCACCGCCGACCCCTTCGCCGCATTGGCTGTCCCCCTTCCCCTCGATCCCAACGAATTGCTGGGACGCTACGCCCAAGGCGATCGCCACTTCCCCAAAGCCAACCTCAGTGGCGTTCACTTGAGTGGGGTCAACCTGACCCGCGCCGAGTTGGGCGATGCTCGTTTCAGCGAGGCGAACCTCAGCGCCGCCTACTTGCGCGGGGCCGACCTGCGCGGGGCCGACTTCAAAGGAGCGGATTTGCGCGGGGCTTATTTGCGCGGGGCCGACTTGCGCGGGGCCGATTTGCGCTGGGCCGATCTCGGCGGGACGGAAATCGCCGAAGCGCTTTATGACGTGCAGACCCGATTTCCCAAGGATTTCGATCCGCAACCGAGGCGGGCTTACGCGATCGCCGCGCGCGCGAACTTGCGCGATGCCTATTTGGCGGGGGCGGACTTGCGCTGGACGAAATTAACTGAAACGGAGTTAAACGGCGCTTATTTGGTGCGCGCCGACCTGCGCGGGGCCGATTTGAGTGCTAGCGACCTGGAGGACGCCGAGTTGAGTGCGGCGTTGGTCGATGCCGAAACTCAGTTTCCCGAAGGGTTCGACGCGATCGCCGCCGGAGTTTACCTGCTCGGTCCCGAGGTGCGCTTGCTCGGCGCCCGACTGCAGCGCGCCCGACTGGCGGGGGTGGATCTGACTCGGGCGGACTTACGCGGGGCGGATTTGCGCCATGCGGATTTGCGGCGCGCCCAATTGCGCGGGGCGAGGTTGAAAGGGGCGATTCTCAAAGGCGCCCGGTTGTTGGGGGCGGATCTGCTCGGGGCGCACCTCGATCGCGACGCCCTCGCCGGGACGGATGTGAGAGGCGCACTGTTACCCGACGGCACGATTGCCGATCGGGGGGGCGATCGCCCGTAA
- a CDS encoding DMT family transporter, with the protein MRFQGEFAALGAAMVWTVASVIYSKVGAQIAPLVLNLAKGAIAIALTLGTAIALGAIDADRGIWVADLDRLAVGSLLLSGAIGIGVGDTAFFRSLNALDPRRALLLQTLAPPLSALLAIAVLQESLSPRAWFGIVVTMLGIAWAIVAERVGVSPADRQGTLRGILWGGISALAQATGAILSRGALAETAIDPLVSSLLRLCAGMLVLLGWLSFGDAPREPLRDRRTRQSLAGLTSPRLFGAIAIAAFLGTYLGIWLQQMSLKFAPAGIAQTLSATSPLFAIALARLMGERVTARGTLGAIVALFGVTLLLTAG; encoded by the coding sequence TTGAGATTTCAAGGCGAATTCGCCGCCCTCGGCGCGGCGATGGTGTGGACCGTAGCGTCCGTTATTTACAGCAAAGTTGGGGCGCAAATTGCACCGCTTGTTTTGAATTTAGCCAAAGGGGCGATCGCGATCGCCCTGACCTTGGGGACGGCGATCGCCCTTGGCGCTATCGACGCAGACCGAGGCATTTGGGTGGCCGACCTCGATCGCCTCGCCGTCGGATCCCTGTTACTCAGTGGCGCCATCGGGATTGGCGTGGGAGATACGGCATTTTTTCGCTCGCTCAATGCCCTCGATCCCCGGCGGGCGTTGTTATTGCAAACCCTGGCGCCGCCTCTGAGTGCGTTACTGGCGATCGCCGTTCTTCAAGAAAGCCTCAGTCCTCGGGCGTGGTTCGGCATTGTCGTGACGATGTTGGGGATCGCTTGGGCGATCGTCGCCGAACGCGTCGGGGTCAGTCCCGCCGACCGTCAAGGAACCCTACGCGGGATCCTTTGGGGCGGGATCTCGGCGTTGGCGCAAGCGACCGGGGCGATCCTATCCCGGGGGGCGTTAGCGGAAACGGCGATCGATCCGTTGGTGAGTAGTTTATTGCGGTTGTGTGCGGGGATGCTGGTGTTGCTGGGATGGTTGAGTTTCGGCGATGCTCCAAGGGAGCCGCTTCGCGATCGCCGAACCCGGCAATCGTTGGCTGGGTTAACGTCGCCACGGCTGTTCGGCGCGATCGCGATCGCCGCCTTTTTAGGGACGTATTTGGGAATCTGGCTACAACAAATGTCGTTAAAATTCGCTCCGGCAGGCATTGCACAAACCTTGAGCGCCACGAGTCCTTTATTCGCGATCGCCCTGGCGCGCTTGATGGGCGAACGGGTGACGGCGCGGGGGACACTCGGCGCGATCGTGGCCTTGTTTGGGGTCACGTTATTATTAACGGCAGGTTAA
- a CDS encoding sensor histidine kinase: protein MAESFSIPFVSAVVTPEVPAQFMQQFQSDPLGKLINRILLDLHDPPSSLDGIARIVGEAFDADCAALIVGGAEPQSTGARERVAPTATFWYSSDSSRRLSARERGAIERTPWEQAIAQCDLYVTTDALLGVAAHSIRRLSGMGIRLRGAIAGTLVVLRSPTRRTSSPALSTTSADDIDPSTCGLSFAWSASDMQKFSAVSEPMAALLEQAIRNRELAAYQQQVNVLTHYQNSIHELTLAIHRGTDVDRILQQALDSLIGTFKIRRGSILMLKYTDPFFKSRSFARSSLRGSESASVSPQDGEISLPPLPRAKVTVACQSSQPGDSDEDEPNSPPEGGSFWLSDCFWCQQAFAQSPIPLTIADRTDAIARHPDLTWAPIFDPERFPALCIVPLVASSGGSLGHGRILGSIALEHDTPRDWLPQELKLAELIAAQLSTAILQNQTIQQVQALVEERTAQLQRSLDVQGKLYEKTRQQIEQLRKLNQMKDEFLSTLSHELNTPLTSMKVAIQMLRQPGIPAEKQAKYLDILETEWSRESNLVKDLLKLQELESDRATIKLELLDLKRILAALVEPFEQKWVDKGLRLKIDLPRRAPKGLAKTYFKLKTDADSLDRILVELLTNAGKYSNPNTTVYLRATHQIEPDGNRAILSLTNIGAGISPEDLPHIFEKFRRGQGVTQQAIGGTGLGLALVKCLVQHLNGAIEVSSTPLAEDSAWKTCFTLTLPQMTETPPT from the coding sequence ATGGCCGAGTCTTTTTCCATACCTTTCGTGTCCGCCGTCGTGACGCCCGAAGTTCCAGCTCAATTCATGCAGCAGTTTCAGTCCGATCCATTAGGAAAACTGATTAACCGAATACTTCTCGACCTGCACGACCCGCCGAGTTCCCTCGATGGCATCGCACGGATCGTAGGAGAAGCCTTTGATGCGGATTGTGCCGCCCTGATCGTCGGCGGCGCCGAGCCTCAATCGACGGGCGCACGAGAGCGGGTCGCCCCGACGGCGACCTTCTGGTATTCGTCGGATTCGTCAAGACGACTGTCGGCACGGGAGCGAGGGGCGATCGAGCGCACCCCTTGGGAACAGGCGATCGCACAGTGCGATCTCTACGTCACGACGGACGCACTCCTGGGCGTCGCGGCGCACTCGATCCGGCGACTGTCCGGGATGGGGATCCGATTGCGCGGGGCGATCGCCGGAACCCTGGTGGTGTTGCGATCGCCCACTCGCCGCACCTCCTCCCCCGCTCTTTCCACAACATCGGCAGACGACATCGACCCTTCAACGTGCGGCCTTTCTTTTGCTTGGAGTGCATCGGACATGCAAAAATTCAGTGCGGTTTCCGAACCGATGGCGGCTTTACTCGAACAAGCCATTCGCAATCGCGAACTCGCCGCCTACCAGCAGCAAGTCAACGTGCTAACCCATTATCAAAACTCGATTCACGAACTGACCCTCGCCATCCATCGCGGGACGGACGTCGATCGAATCCTACAGCAAGCTCTCGACAGTTTGATCGGCACCTTTAAGATCCGCAGGGGTTCGATTTTGATGTTGAAATACACCGACCCCTTTTTCAAAAGTCGCTCGTTCGCGCGCAGTTCCCTACGCGGTAGCGAAAGTGCCTCGGTCTCCCCCCAGGACGGCGAAATTTCCCTACCGCCTTTACCGCGCGCCAAAGTCACCGTCGCCTGTCAAAGCTCGCAACCGGGCGATTCCGACGAGGACGAGCCGAACTCCCCCCCCGAGGGAGGCTCCTTTTGGCTGTCCGATTGTTTCTGGTGCCAGCAAGCCTTTGCCCAAAGCCCGATCCCTCTGACGATCGCCGATCGCACCGACGCGATCGCCCGCCATCCCGATTTGACCTGGGCGCCGATCTTCGATCCGGAACGGTTCCCGGCCCTGTGTATCGTGCCGTTAGTCGCCTCTAGTGGCGGCAGTCTCGGTCACGGTCGCATTTTAGGTTCGATCGCCCTCGAACACGACACCCCCCGCGATTGGCTGCCCCAAGAACTCAAATTAGCCGAACTGATCGCCGCCCAACTGAGTACCGCCATTCTCCAAAACCAAACCATTCAACAAGTACAAGCCCTCGTCGAAGAACGAACCGCCCAATTGCAGCGATCGCTCGACGTCCAAGGCAAACTCTACGAAAAAACCCGTCAGCAAATCGAACAACTGCGAAAACTCAATCAAATGAAAGATGAGTTTCTCAGCACCCTCTCTCACGAACTCAACACCCCCCTCACCAGCATGAAAGTCGCCATCCAAATGCTGCGTCAGCCGGGGATTCCTGCGGAAAAACAAGCCAAATATTTAGATATTTTAGAAACCGAATGGTCCCGGGAAAGCAATCTCGTTAAAGACTTACTCAAACTGCAAGAGTTAGAATCCGATCGCGCCACCATCAAACTCGAACTGCTCGACCTCAAACGCATCTTGGCGGCGTTGGTCGAACCCTTCGAGCAAAAATGGGTCGATAAAGGCTTGCGCCTCAAAATCGACCTGCCGCGACGGGCGCCTAAAGGCTTGGCCAAAACCTATTTCAAACTCAAAACCGATGCGGACAGCCTCGATCGCATTCTCGTCGAGTTGCTCACCAATGCGGGCAAATACTCCAACCCCAACACCACCGTCTACCTGCGCGCCACCCACCAGATCGAACCGGATGGCAATCGAGCGATCCTCTCCCTGACCAATATCGGCGCCGGGATCTCTCCCGAAGACCTGCCCCATATTTTTGAAAAATTCCGGCGCGGTCAGGGGGTCACCCAACAGGCGATCGGCGGTACGGGGTTGGGTCTGGCCCTGGTGAAATGCTTGGTCCAACACCTCAACGGCGCGATCGAGGTCTCCAGCACTCCCTTAGCCGAGGATTCCGCCTGGAAAACCTGTTTTACCCTGACCTTACCGCAAATGACGGAAACGCCGCCGACCTGA
- the psb28 gene encoding photosystem II reaction center protein Psb28 — protein MAEIQFSQGVKEEIVPEVRLTRSKDGSQGTATFYFQNPNALAQDSTDEITGMYLIDEEGEITTREVKAKFVNGQPEAIEAIHVMKSEQEWDRFMRFMERYAQENGLGFSKS, from the coding sequence ATGGCTGAAATTCAGTTTTCCCAAGGCGTGAAAGAGGAAATCGTCCCCGAAGTCCGTTTGACCCGTTCTAAAGATGGTTCCCAAGGGACGGCAACCTTTTACTTTCAAAACCCCAATGCCTTAGCTCAAGACAGCACCGATGAAATTACCGGGATGTACCTGATCGACGAAGAAGGCGAAATTACCACCCGGGAAGTGAAAGCGAAATTTGTCAACGGTCAACCGGAAGCGATCGAAGCGATTCACGTGATGAAATCGGAACAAGAATGGGATCGGTTCATGCGCTTTATGGAACGCTACGCCCAAGAAAATGGTTTGGGCTTTAGCAAATCGTGA
- the tftA gene encoding hormogonium tapered terminus morphoprotein TftA: MGRIFISAGHGGYENGSIDPGAIAGGTTEAREMILLRDLIVTELRSKGVEVLAVPDDLSMMQSIYWINARGTQNDVAIEIHADAFANPAGRGASVYYIANNTERKSHAEQLLMALLRRVPQLPNRGAKADTTTSLGSLAFCRAVAIPSLLMEVCFLTNPDDRYLLLNRRRDFAIGIAEGLVSILRGTPLPTPSPPTPPPQPVVYPPINISINGQNYGEQGVIINGNAYIPIDLADSFGVNLSQLSSIRRVTYRNIVYIKAIELREYQISVGWENETRTVVLRSILQLCPGYLDRIMGHGNTSEVQLLMFLKSNNEQAIVDFPDLPNLYREEASIEGVNYDIAFCQMCLETNFLRFGGVVKPIQNNFAGLGDVGGGPEGASFPSARVGVRAHIQHLKAYASNEPLVQELVDPRFRFVARGIAPLVGQLSGRWAADLDYGTKIMALLRRLYESAGMF; this comes from the coding sequence ATGGGACGAATTTTTATTTCTGCAGGTCATGGTGGCTACGAGAATGGCTCGATCGATCCGGGGGCGATCGCCGGAGGGACGACAGAAGCCCGCGAGATGATTCTCTTGCGGGATTTGATCGTAACCGAACTACGCTCGAAAGGGGTCGAAGTGCTGGCGGTTCCCGACGACTTGAGTATGATGCAGTCGATTTATTGGATTAACGCGCGCGGCACTCAAAACGATGTGGCGATCGAAATCCACGCCGATGCCTTTGCCAATCCCGCCGGACGCGGCGCCAGCGTTTACTACATTGCCAATAACACGGAACGCAAGAGCCATGCCGAACAACTGTTGATGGCCCTGTTGCGTCGCGTTCCCCAACTTCCCAATCGGGGCGCGAAAGCCGATACTACCACCAGTCTCGGCAGTTTGGCCTTCTGTCGTGCGGTGGCGATCCCTTCCCTGCTGATGGAAGTGTGCTTTTTAACCAATCCCGACGATCGCTATTTACTCCTCAACCGCCGTCGCGATTTTGCGATCGGCATCGCCGAAGGACTCGTCAGCATCTTACGCGGTACGCCGCTTCCGACCCCTTCGCCGCCGACGCCGCCACCCCAGCCCGTCGTCTATCCGCCGATTAATATCAGTATTAACGGTCAAAATTATGGCGAGCAAGGGGTCATTATTAACGGTAACGCCTACATCCCGATCGACTTAGCCGATAGTTTTGGGGTCAATTTATCTCAACTCTCATCGATCCGACGAGTAACGTATAGAAATATTGTATATATCAAGGCGATCGAGCTGCGCGAATATCAAATTTCCGTCGGTTGGGAAAACGAAACCCGCACCGTGGTCTTGCGATCGATTTTGCAACTGTGTCCGGGATATCTCGATCGGATTATGGGACACGGCAATACCTCGGAAGTCCAATTGCTGATGTTCCTCAAATCCAATAACGAACAGGCGATCGTCGATTTCCCCGACCTGCCCAACCTCTATCGAGAAGAAGCCAGCATCGAAGGGGTCAACTACGATATCGCCTTCTGTCAAATGTGCCTCGAAACGAACTTCCTGCGCTTTGGCGGCGTCGTCAAACCGATTCAAAATAACTTTGCCGGACTCGGCGATGTCGGCGGCGGGCCCGAAGGTGCCTCCTTTCCCAGCGCTCGTGTCGGCGTGCGCGCCCACATCCAACACCTCAAAGCCTATGCGAGCAACGAACCCCTCGTGCAAGAACTCGTCGATCCCCGCTTTCGGTTCGTGGCGCGCGGGATTGCGCCGTTAGTCGGACAGTTGAGCGGTCGCTGGGCCGCCGATTTAGACTACGGCACCAAAATTATGGCCCTGTTGCGGCGCCTGTACGAATCCGCCGGGATGTTTTGA
- a CDS encoding MogA/MoaB family molybdenum cofactor biosynthesis protein: MTSIPHPDSEPIAVRCAAITVSDTRTPDTDRSGRIVRTRLVEAGHAIAAYEILKDDPVAIRDLLMTLASRDDLDAIVFNGGTGIAPRDTTYDAIASLLEKTLPGFGEIFRSLSYHEIGSRAIASRAIAGVYHSKLIFSIPGSTGAVNLALERLILPELVHLVSQLTRSPA, from the coding sequence ATGACTTCCATTCCCCACCCCGATTCCGAACCGATCGCCGTTCGTTGTGCGGCGATTACGGTCAGCGACACGCGCACCCCCGACACCGATCGCAGTGGTCGGATCGTCCGAACCCGACTGGTCGAAGCGGGACACGCGATCGCCGCTTATGAAATTCTCAAAGACGACCCGGTAGCGATCCGCGATCTCTTGATGACGTTGGCGTCCAGGGACGATCTCGACGCGATCGTTTTCAACGGGGGGACGGGAATTGCCCCGCGAGATACCACTTACGACGCGATCGCCTCCCTGTTAGAAAAAACCCTGCCCGGGTTTGGGGAGATCTTTCGCTCGTTGAGCTATCACGAGATCGGGTCGCGGGCGATCGCCTCGCGGGCGATCGCCGGGGTGTACCATTCCAAACTCATTTTTTCGATTCCCGGCTCTACAGGAGCCGTCAACCTCGCCTTAGAGCGCTTGATTTTGCCGGAACTCGTACATTTGGTCTCCCAGTTGACCCGTTCTCCGGCTTAG
- a CDS encoding ABC1 kinase family protein, with translation MLQKVNPNKPLRWQRSKYSLFQRQIDIFTAAGKLLFYTWWDNKVAPHDAGRRDRRARWLVATLIDLGPTFIKIGQALSTRADLLPLEYVKALATLQDRVPEFSSEEAIAAIESELGHSLHALYRDFDPFPIAAASLGQVHKARLHTGEEAIVKVQRPGLEQLFALDFKVLYDLVQLANRFFPWARKYELKEIYREFIGFLSQEIDYLIEGKNADRFRENFEGNSQVLVPKIYWRYTTKRILTMEYLPGTKIDDRHAIEAMGLDVCEINRLGISCYLKQLLLDGFFQADPHPGNMAVTPDGRLIFYDFGMMAELKPLAKDRMIRTFFAVLKKDTDAVLKALIEMGLIVPVSDMRPVRRLLNFLLENFTEKPIDVKAFGEIRSEIYSMFQQQPFRLPAQMTFIIKSLTTLDGIARTLDPQYNLRACMQPFVKSITLERGKVGAISELAQQTRHFIKERFQKPSAAEVLLTRLEKRLESGELQLQVRSIESDRALNRLNLSVKSLIYACLSGFTFLAGAVLLLGPYGSGAIVAFAISAIAFLLLLRSLLRLAIKEKLDRLAQ, from the coding sequence ATGCTCCAAAAGGTCAATCCAAACAAGCCATTACGGTGGCAGCGCTCTAAATACTCGCTGTTCCAGCGCCAAATCGATATTTTTACGGCGGCGGGTAAATTACTCTTTTATACGTGGTGGGATAACAAAGTCGCTCCTCACGATGCCGGACGGCGCGATCGCCGCGCCCGGTGGCTGGTCGCGACCTTGATCGACTTGGGACCGACGTTTATCAAAATCGGTCAGGCCCTTTCGACTCGGGCCGACTTGCTCCCCCTCGAATACGTCAAAGCCCTAGCGACGTTACAAGACCGGGTTCCCGAATTCAGCTCTGAAGAGGCGATCGCCGCGATCGAGTCGGAATTGGGCCATTCCTTGCACGCCCTCTATCGGGATTTCGACCCCTTCCCGATCGCCGCCGCCAGTTTGGGTCAAGTCCACAAAGCTCGCCTGCATACCGGGGAAGAGGCGATCGTCAAAGTTCAACGTCCCGGTCTCGAACAATTATTCGCCTTAGATTTCAAAGTTCTTTACGATTTAGTCCAACTCGCCAATCGCTTTTTTCCCTGGGCGAGAAAGTACGAACTCAAGGAGATCTACCGAGAATTTATCGGCTTTCTGTCCCAAGAAATCGATTATTTAATCGAAGGAAAAAATGCCGATCGCTTCCGAGAAAACTTTGAAGGCAACAGTCAAGTTCTCGTCCCTAAAATTTACTGGCGCTATACCACCAAACGCATTTTAACGATGGAATATCTGCCGGGGACGAAAATTGACGATCGCCACGCGATCGAGGCGATGGGCTTGGATGTTTGCGAAATTAATCGACTGGGAATTTCTTGTTATTTAAAACAACTCTTGCTCGACGGTTTTTTCCAAGCAGACCCCCATCCGGGCAACATGGCGGTCACTCCCGACGGACGCTTGATTTTCTACGATTTCGGCATGATGGCCGAACTCAAGCCCTTAGCTAAAGATCGAATGATTCGCACCTTTTTCGCCGTGTTGAAAAAGGACACCGATGCGGTGTTGAAAGCTTTAATTGAAATGGGCTTGATCGTTCCCGTCAGCGATATGCGTCCGGTGCGTCGCTTGCTGAATTTTTTGCTAGAAAACTTTACGGAAAAACCGATCGACGTCAAGGCATTTGGGGAAATCCGCAGCGAAATCTATTCGATGTTCCAGCAGCAGCCCTTCCGCTTGCCCGCCCAAATGACGTTTATTATTAAATCTCTGACGACCCTCGACGGAATCGCGCGAACCCTCGACCCGCAATATAATTTGAGGGCTTGTATGCAGCCTTTCGTGAAAAGTATTACCCTGGAACGGGGAAAGGTCGGTGCGATTTCGGAGTTGGCGCAACAGACGCGCCATTTTATCAAGGAGCGCTTTCAAAAACCGAGTGCGGCGGAAGTGTTGCTGACCCGTTTGGAAAAACGGTTGGAATCGGGAGAGTTGCAATTGCAAGTGAGATCGATTGAGAGCGATCGCGCCTTAAATCGCTTGAATTTATCGGTCAAAAGTTTAATTTATGCTTGTCTGTCGGGCTTTACGTTTCTCGCCGGGGCGGTGTTGTTGCTCGGTCCCTATGGTTCGGGGGCGATCGTCGCCTTCGCGATCTCGGCGATCGCCTTCTTGCTGTTGCTGCGTTCGTTATTGCGGCTGGCGATTAAGGAAAAATTAGACCGACTGGCTCAGTAG